Part of the Xiphophorus maculatus strain JP 163 A chromosome 3, X_maculatus-5.0-male, whole genome shotgun sequence genome, aaTGTTTGCAGTTTCTTGGAACTCAACTGGAAGCTCGACGTTGTTCACAGCAAATAATATTAACAAATACAGAGCAACAAAATGCCCATCTCTCTTCTCCCTCCGTcgtttacatttctgtcacaGCGGTCACTCGACGCGTAGAGGaagtaaaattacattaaaaaagaaaatagtaatgCAAAGTGATTTGGTTAAGTAAccttaatctgattactggatttgaaatagcaatgcgttagattactcgttgctggaaaaaaaagtggTCAGTAACGCGTTACAAAGTAACTGGCCAAAACTCATATTAATTTTCATatcttttgatatatttttcatCAGAGCTGTATAAGTACTTACCGGATCACACAATCCAAttctgtcctcttcctctgtttggtctcctcctcttcatcaacACTTCTGATTTCAATGCGCTGcggttcaaattaaaaaggatTAATAACGTTACTCATTATTGTTTTGGCTGGAGGAGCCAGGCAGTTGGACCATTACGCGTCATTTACCCAAAATGCACTGCAGCGTGAACAATATGGCGAcattctgtgaaaatattttattcaaatttataaaATCTAGACAACCTACACTATAATTActatattgtttttacatctaaaacaaatgtttcccaAATAAGATCTGTTTTTAGAACTAATCGTGGATCCCAACCCAACAACTCATGTTCTAACTTTAGTCCTGCAAGTAGATCCTAGATATCACtgacaaagtttttctttttcagggcTGCTACAATCTCCTCCATTCCAACTGGAGACTCTCAAGTAATCAATGTTTCTCATCGAATGGAGGGACGTTATGTTACTATTGTGATACCGGGATCAGAAAAGACTCTGAGTCTCTGTGAAGTGGAGGTCTATGGTTACTGCGCTCCAACTGGTGAGAGGTTTCTAAAACCATGTTCTATGGAAAAAGTGTGGAGGGGGGGTTCTTATTTACAGACATTTCtaaggcacacacacacacacacacacacacacacatatatatataggttCTTAGACAGCTAAAGATTAGCAATAACATATTTCCTTAAACATATCACCAACACCAGCTTGAATTGTTGATTGAAGGAAGGACAAATGCTTTCTTGTTGCTGCCACCAAACTCTAAGCTCATCATCCGAATGCTGTGCTGCTCTGTACATATCACAAGTTAACATTTAAGACCTTACTTCTTTGCAATCATCTTAATCACCTTTGCTCACTCAACTGCCCCTCATTGGATAGGTTCTGCTGTTTCTGACCAAACTAGCTAAACTCATTAAACAACTGGTacaaaatagaaacttttttaCCTGACAAAATCAAGGGTTCAGTTGCATTACTCACATCTAACAACAGAATCAACCAGATACAGATACATGCAAagaagcaaatcaaaacaaggGATGGTGTGTAAATTTTCTTCCATatcagctttcagcatctatgcaccacaaatttggaacaaacttccagaaaactgtaaaacagctgaaacactgacttcttttaaatctcgactaaaaacccacctgtttagaattgtatttgaaatttaattaattacaaatttattgatggaacttgactaaattctgtgttttgatggttgattctatgttgcattgtgtttctgtgtttgaattgatgtaaagcactttgaaatgccttgctgctgaaatgtgctatacaaataaaattgattgatcaTGATGAATTATCCCCCACACTCCTGGAAAAAGACTGAgaaaacatgcttttatttttaattcctgctgattaaaaaaaaaatcctgtttctcTTAACAGGTCAGAACCTTGCCCTTCTAGGCAAAGCCACGCAGTCATCACTGTTTGAATTTGGTCTTGCATATAACGCCATTGACGGGAATCGCCTCAACGCGTGGAATCAGGCTTCCTGCTCGCACACGTCAAACGACGAAAGCCCCTGGTGGCGACTGGATATGCTGAAAACACGCAAAGTGTTTTCAGTTAAGGTCGTCAACCGGGATTCACATCAAGAACGACTCAACGGCGCCGAGATCCGCATCGGAGATTCTCTTGAGAACAACGGGAACAACAATCCCAGGTAGTTTACTAATAAATtccattttctgattttgtaaaAGGAAAGTTGTTTGAATGACACTACTATGCAGCCTGTGCACATGATTCAGGGCTGTAGTCACTTTTAGTAGGACATAGAGCacacaagttaaaataaaaaaaactcttccttcattttagttgctggttttattaaatgtagTGTCAATTTTGagaatgtaataaatatgacttattttctgtttttgttaacaGATGTGATGTGATCACAGTTTCTTCGGGAAAGAATCTTTATGAGTTTAATTGTAACAAGATGGACGGACGCTACGTAAACATCGTCATCCCCGGCAGGAACGAGTTCCTTACTCTTTGTGAGGTTGAGGTTTACGGCTCCACAATGGAATAAAGCCTGCAGTGGCAACAAATGGCTGTTTGTACGGCTCACAAAAACCTGACGCTTCTGCTCAATAAAAAGGCTTTCAAATGTGCTTAAggtgttaattattttaaatgatttaatgtgTATCTAGTTTCCAAGACAAATCGGATTGTCAATATTAGTATTAAATAATaagtgaaacagaaagaaaactaaatagTTTCAACCCAACAAAAATGACACAGCTGAGataaaagggtaaaaaaacacaatgtagaaataaatgaacCTATAATTGTagtaaaacatcaaacatttaaatttcgTGTGACTCAATAAAAATTCTTACttgattaatcaaatataatcaattatttaattaaatttttttggcaCTAGAGGCTTCACTACACAGGCCTCCATCCTTATGTAAGTTCATCTCTTGTCCTGTAGGTGTTTCTGCAGCTGGATTAAGTAATTTCAAATTGACTGAACACTGGGTGGAGGATGTGGTGTTATGCCTCTGCCTCCATAATGTTTGGGTAAATTTTTCATAAGTGTACCCACCCTGGCAAGAGGTTATTTCCATCTGAAGTAACCAGGGCATATTTCACTGCGGGTTTGAAATGGGACAGATTTTTCCTGAACTTAATCGGCTTTGCTGTGAGAAGGCAAATGTGCTTcattatctttattttcttggagatttttcacagaattgttctttttaacttcaaaactgtaaaatcaAATTGAGCCCTGAACATGCAGAATATGTccaaatgaaaaagcaaaaaatttgACTTGGTTCCAAAACGGCGTCAGACTGTTCATATTTACATCTTTATTCTGCAATTTGTCAAGTTGaggctttaaaaaaagctttttaaacattgttcTAAAACTAAACTATGTAGCCTAAAACATCACAACAAAATTTGACATGATCTAAACGTGGAGGGAAGTAATGTAGCCAACAAGGAAACATTCTACATCAATGCTACAAATGGATCAGAGCTGATGCAGAACTGaagtgtttatatatatatatcaatatatatcTGCTTCAGTTAATCACCCACAATCCTGTGCTGCATCAGCCTAGTTTTACTTCACACTGCTAACGCTGGTACTT contains:
- the LOC102236643 gene encoding fucolectin-3-like, producing the protein MKHIVLFHLLLLFGMYSAQNYRNVALRGKATESSHYKGEWDELVDAYKAIDGNQNSNLKKGSCTHTDTESNPWWRVDLLDSYIVTQVIVTNRGDCCDERINGAEIRIGNSLQNNGVENPLAATISSIPTGDSQVINVSHRMEGRYVTIVIPGSEKTLSLCEVEVYGYCAPTGQNLALLGKATQSSLFEFGLAYNAIDGNRLNAWNQASCSHTSNDESPWWRLDMLKTRKVFSVKVVNRDSHQERLNGAEIRIGDSLENNGNNNPRCDVITVSSGKNLYEFNCNKMDGRYVNIVIPGRNEFLTLCEVEVYGSTME